The following proteins are encoded in a genomic region of Streptomyces lunaelactis:
- a CDS encoding prephenate dehydrogenase, with the protein MRTAVVIGTGLIGTSAALALAGRGVAVHLVDHDPERARTAAALGAGTDEPPEGRVDLAIVAVPPAYVATALAEAMRAGIARGYLDVASVKGGPRRELEALGLDLSPYIGSHPMAGKERSGPLAGTADLFEGRPWVLTPTRDTDTEVLNLALELISFCRAVPVVMDADAHDRAVALVSHTPQLISSMVAARLEEADETAVRLCGQGIRDVTRIAASDPRMWVEILSANPGPVADVLAGVAADLDETVQALRALQSSDESKRQDGAEGIEDVLRRGNAGRTRVPGKHGAAPTTYEIVAVLISDQPGELARIFADAGRAGVNIEDVRIEHATGQQAGLVQLMVEPTAATVLSASLRERGWSLRL; encoded by the coding sequence GTGAGAACCGCCGTCGTCATCGGAACCGGCCTGATCGGTACGTCCGCGGCCCTCGCCCTGGCGGGCCGCGGCGTCGCCGTCCACCTCGTCGACCACGATCCGGAGCGGGCCCGTACCGCGGCCGCACTCGGCGCGGGGACGGACGAGCCGCCGGAGGGACGGGTCGACCTGGCGATCGTCGCCGTACCGCCGGCGTACGTCGCGACCGCGCTCGCCGAGGCGATGCGCGCCGGGATCGCGCGCGGCTACCTCGACGTGGCGAGCGTCAAGGGCGGTCCGCGGCGTGAGCTGGAGGCGCTGGGCCTGGACCTGAGCCCGTACATCGGTTCACATCCGATGGCGGGCAAGGAGCGCTCGGGTCCGCTGGCGGGCACGGCCGACCTGTTCGAGGGCCGCCCATGGGTGCTGACGCCCACGCGTGACACCGATACCGAGGTCCTGAACCTGGCCCTGGAACTGATCTCGTTCTGCAGGGCCGTGCCGGTGGTCATGGACGCCGACGCCCACGACCGGGCGGTCGCGCTCGTCTCCCACACCCCGCAGCTGATCTCCTCGATGGTCGCGGCCCGGCTGGAGGAGGCGGACGAGACGGCGGTACGGCTCTGTGGCCAGGGCATCCGTGATGTCACCCGGATCGCGGCGTCCGACCCCCGGATGTGGGTCGAGATCCTCTCCGCGAACCCGGGCCCGGTGGCGGACGTCCTGGCCGGGGTCGCGGCCGACCTGGACGAGACGGTCCAGGCGCTGCGCGCCCTGCAGTCCTCGGACGAGTCCAAGCGCCAGGACGGCGCGGAGGGCATCGAGGACGTCCTGCGGCGCGGCAACGCGGGCCGCACCCGCGTCCCCGGCAAGCACGGCGCGGCGCCGACGACGTACGAGATCGTGGCGGTCCTGATCAGCGACCAGCCGGGCGAACTGGCCCGGATCTTCGCGGACGCGGGCCGGGCGGGCGTGAACATCGAGGACGTCCGCATCGAGCACGCGACGGGCCAGCAGGCGGGCCTGGTCCAGCTGATGGTGGAACCGACGGCGGCGACGGTGCTCAGCGCTTCGCTCCGGGAGCGCGGCTGGTCGCTCCGCCTCTAG
- the der gene encoding ribosome biogenesis GTPase Der: MNDQIHSGDEHGELGDAEYAEFMELASVEGFDAEEIENAIGEAGHGPLPVLAVVGRPNVGKSTLVNRIIGRREAVVEDKPGVTRDRVTYEAEWAGRRFKVVDTGGWEQDVLGIDASVAAQAEYAIEAADAVVFVVDSTVGATDTDEAVVKLLRRAGKPVVLCANKVDGPSGEADATALWSLGLGQPHPVSSLHGRGTGDMLDAVLEALPEAPAQTFGTAIGGPRRIALIGRPNVGKSSLLNKVANEDRVVVNEIAGTTRDPVDELIELGGVTWKFIDTAGIRRRVHLQEGADYYASLRTAAAVEKAEVAVILIDASESISVQDQRIITMAVEAGRAMVVAFNKWDTLDEERRYYLEREIETELAQIAWAPRVNVSARTGRHMEKLVPAIETALAGWETRIPTGRLNAFLGEIVASHPHPIRGGKQPRILFGTQAGIKPPRFVLFASGFLEHGYRRFVERRLREEFGFEGTPIHISVRVREKRGRKK, from the coding sequence ATGAACGACCAGATCCACTCCGGCGACGAGCACGGCGAGCTTGGCGACGCCGAGTACGCGGAGTTCATGGAGCTCGCATCGGTAGAGGGCTTCGACGCCGAGGAGATCGAGAACGCGATCGGTGAGGCCGGTCACGGCCCGCTGCCCGTCCTCGCCGTCGTCGGCCGCCCCAATGTCGGCAAGTCGACCCTGGTGAACCGCATCATCGGCCGCCGTGAGGCCGTCGTCGAGGACAAGCCCGGCGTCACCCGCGACCGCGTCACCTACGAGGCCGAGTGGGCCGGCCGCCGCTTCAAGGTCGTCGACACCGGCGGCTGGGAGCAGGACGTGCTGGGCATCGACGCCTCCGTCGCCGCCCAGGCCGAGTACGCGATCGAGGCCGCCGACGCGGTCGTCTTCGTCGTGGACTCCACCGTCGGCGCCACCGACACCGACGAGGCCGTCGTCAAGCTGCTGCGCCGGGCCGGCAAGCCCGTCGTGCTCTGCGCCAACAAGGTCGACGGACCCAGCGGTGAGGCGGACGCCACTGCCCTGTGGTCGCTCGGCCTCGGCCAGCCGCACCCCGTCTCCTCGCTGCACGGCCGCGGTACGGGCGACATGCTCGACGCCGTCCTGGAGGCGCTGCCCGAGGCCCCGGCCCAGACCTTCGGCACAGCCATCGGCGGCCCGCGCCGTATCGCCCTGATCGGCCGCCCGAACGTCGGCAAGTCCTCGCTGCTCAACAAGGTGGCGAACGAGGACCGGGTCGTCGTCAACGAGATCGCCGGCACCACCCGCGACCCCGTCGACGAGCTGATCGAACTCGGCGGTGTCACCTGGAAGTTCATCGACACGGCCGGCATCCGCCGCCGCGTCCACCTCCAGGAGGGCGCGGACTACTACGCCTCGCTGCGTACCGCCGCCGCCGTCGAGAAGGCCGAGGTCGCGGTCATCCTGATCGACGCGAGCGAGTCCATCAGCGTCCAGGACCAGCGGATCATCACGATGGCCGTCGAGGCGGGCCGTGCCATGGTCGTCGCGTTCAACAAGTGGGACACCCTCGACGAGGAGCGCCGCTACTACCTGGAGCGCGAGATCGAGACCGAGCTCGCTCAGATCGCGTGGGCGCCGCGGGTCAATGTCTCCGCCCGTACCGGCCGCCACATGGAGAAGCTCGTCCCGGCGATCGAGACGGCACTCGCGGGCTGGGAGACGCGGATCCCGACCGGCCGGCTGAACGCCTTCCTCGGCGAGATCGTCGCCTCCCACCCGCACCCGATCCGCGGCGGCAAGCAGCCCCGCATCCTCTTCGGTACGCAGGCCGGCATCAAGCCGCCGCGGTTCGTGCTCTTCGCCTCCGGCTTCCTGGAGCACGGCTACCGGCGCTTCGTCGAGCGCCGCCTGCGCGAGGAGTTCGGCTTCGAGGGCACTCCGATCCACATCTCGGTGCGGGTGCGCGAGAAGCGCGGCCGCAAGAAGTGA
- the aroH gene encoding chorismate mutase — protein sequence MAVRAVRGAVQLERDEAGHMDEQVSELLTAILERNGLGADDLISVWFTATPDLRSDFPAAAARRLGIVDVPLICAQELDIVGAMPRVVRILAHVESELPKSKIAHVYLGAAAALRKDIAQ from the coding sequence GTGGCGGTACGAGCGGTCCGTGGAGCCGTCCAGCTGGAACGGGACGAGGCCGGACACATGGACGAGCAGGTCAGTGAGCTGCTCACCGCCATCCTGGAGCGGAACGGGCTCGGCGCGGACGATCTGATCAGCGTCTGGTTCACGGCGACGCCCGATCTGCGCAGCGACTTCCCGGCGGCGGCCGCGCGCAGGCTCGGCATCGTCGACGTACCGCTGATCTGCGCTCAGGAGCTGGACATCGTGGGCGCGATGCCGCGAGTCGTCCGGATTCTGGCGCACGTGGAGTCCGAGCTGCCCAAGTCAAAGATCGCGCATGTGTACCTCGGTGCCGCGGCTGCCCTGCGCAAGGACATCGCCCAGTGA
- a CDS encoding DUF952 domain-containing protein — MLFHVVPVDEWTADVERPYTPASLTTEGFVHCSPDEPTALAIADGPYRDAPDLLVLLIDERRLGAEVRWEGSEDMLFPHVYGPIERAAVTTVMAVRRDADGRARELTPWA; from the coding sequence ATGCTCTTTCATGTCGTGCCCGTGGACGAGTGGACGGCTGACGTGGAGCGGCCGTACACCCCGGCCTCACTGACCACCGAGGGCTTCGTGCACTGTTCGCCGGACGAACCGACCGCGCTCGCCATCGCCGACGGCCCCTACCGGGACGCGCCCGACCTGCTGGTCCTCCTGATCGACGAGAGACGGCTCGGCGCCGAGGTCCGCTGGGAGGGGTCCGAGGACATGCTCTTCCCGCATGTGTACGGTCCGATCGAGCGAGCCGCCGTCACGACCGTGATGGCGGTGCGGCGGGATGCCGACGGACGCGCGCGTGAGCTCACCCCCTGGGCCTGA
- a CDS encoding lysophospholipid acyltransferase family protein: MYGLWKPRVLGAWRVPAAGPVILAVNHSHMIDGPMLMGTAPRPVHFLIKKEAFVGLLDPFLLGMGQVKVDRTTADRAAITNALGVLEAGGVLGIFPEGTRGEGDFASLRAGLAYFAVRSGAPIVPAAVLGSTERRGRLIRAMPPLRSKVDVVFGDAFEAGDGSGRRTRTALDDATVRIQERLTAHLENAKRLTGR, encoded by the coding sequence ATGTACGGGCTGTGGAAGCCGCGGGTGCTCGGCGCCTGGCGGGTTCCGGCGGCAGGCCCCGTGATCCTCGCCGTGAACCACTCGCACATGATCGACGGGCCGATGCTGATGGGCACCGCGCCCCGTCCCGTGCACTTCCTGATCAAGAAGGAGGCGTTCGTCGGCCTCCTCGACCCGTTCCTGCTGGGAATGGGTCAGGTGAAGGTGGACCGTACGACCGCCGACCGCGCCGCCATCACCAACGCGCTCGGCGTGCTGGAGGCCGGCGGAGTTCTCGGGATCTTCCCCGAGGGCACCAGGGGCGAGGGCGACTTCGCCTCGCTCCGGGCCGGTCTCGCGTACTTCGCGGTACGCAGCGGAGCCCCGATCGTCCCGGCCGCGGTGCTGGGAAGCACCGAGCGCCGCGGACGGTTGATACGGGCCATGCCGCCGCTGCGCAGCAAGGTCGACGTCGTCTTCGGTGACGCCTTCGAGGCGGGCGACGGCAGTGGCCGGCGCACGCGCACGGCGCTGGACGACGCCACCGTACGAATCCAGGAGCGGCTCACCGCCCACCTGGAGAACGCCAAGCGCCTGACCGGGCGCTAG
- the cmk gene encoding (d)CMP kinase, whose translation MSDTVESVIVAIDGPSGTGKSSTSKAVAAALGLSYLDTGAQYRAITWWMISNGVDTQDAAAIATAAGKPVIVSGTDPAEPTITVDGEDTSAAIRTQAVTSKVSAVSAVPEVRALITELQRSIAAAAEKGIVVEGRDIGTTVLPDADLKIFLTASPEARAARRSGEIKGADVAATREALIKRDAADSSRKTSPLAKADDAVEVDTTALTLQQVIECVVSLVEEKRSATDNAEKRAAR comes from the coding sequence GTGTCCGACACCGTGGAATCCGTGATCGTCGCCATCGATGGACCCTCCGGCACGGGCAAGTCGAGCACCTCCAAGGCCGTCGCCGCCGCGCTGGGGCTGAGCTATCTGGACACCGGTGCCCAGTACCGGGCGATCACCTGGTGGATGATCAGCAACGGCGTCGACACCCAGGACGCCGCGGCGATCGCGACCGCCGCGGGCAAGCCCGTCATCGTCTCCGGCACCGACCCGGCCGAACCCACCATCACGGTCGACGGCGAGGACACCTCCGCCGCCATCCGTACCCAGGCCGTCACCTCCAAGGTGAGCGCCGTCAGTGCCGTCCCCGAGGTGCGCGCCCTGATCACCGAGCTGCAGCGTTCGATCGCCGCGGCCGCCGAGAAGGGCATCGTCGTCGAGGGGCGCGACATCGGCACCACCGTCCTCCCGGACGCCGATCTGAAGATCTTCCTGACCGCTTCGCCCGAGGCCCGTGCCGCCCGCCGCTCCGGCGAGATCAAGGGCGCCGACGTCGCGGCCACCAGGGAAGCCCTGATCAAGCGGGACGCGGCCGACTCCAGCCGTAAGACCTCGCCGCTCGCCAAGGCGGACGACGCGGTCGAGGTGGACACCACCGCCCTGACCCTGCAGCAGGTCATCGAGTGCGTGGTCAGTCTGGTCGAGGAGAAGCGGAGCGCGACCGATAATGCGGAGAAGCGGGCCGCGCGGTGA